TGGTTTTAATCTTAAAATTTTAGAACGGATTGAGATTTAGCGTTAAAAAGTTGGAATCAAAAATTGTAATAACACCACAAACCACACAATAAGAGCTAGTGTTATACTAAAAAACACAGCTGCTGATGCACAATCTTTAGCAATTTTTGCTTGTTTGTGCCACTTTGTTGTAACTAAATCTACACACGCTTCAATGCTAGAATTTAATGCTTCTGTGATGAGAATTAAAAACAAGACACCAATAAGTAAAATTTGCTCCACTACACCAATGGGCAAGAAAAAACTAAGAATCGCGCAAGGAATAATGATAGAAAATTCAATGCGGAAAGAAATCTCGTGTTTTAAGAGCGCTTTAATGCCTTCTAGCGCGTATTGTGTGTTTTTGAAAAAGTGATATTTTGGCTTCAATTAATGCTCCTAAAATGCGTTTTGGAGAGCGCTTTAATGCGCTTGAAAATTTTGTCAAAATCTACGCCATAGGCGCGCGTATCACCGATGGTAGTGAAAAAGTTTGTATCTCCTATGTAGCGTGGCACGAGATGTAAATGTAAATGATCTGGGATTCCAGCGCCTCCGGCTTTTTCAATATTCATTCCTAAATTTACACCACTTGCGCCAAATTCCTTTAAGAGTGCTACTCCTTTTTGTGCAAATGTTTGGAGATGCAACCATGTATCTAAACTGAGAAGCTCTGGAGAGTGTATATGTTGATGAGGTATGATTAGAAAATGTCCGGGAGTGTAGGGGAATTTATTCATCACGCAAAAAATCTTAGAATCTCTATAAAATACGCGATTTGTTTCATCGCTTAAAGAGAAATCTTGTTTGGCGTTTGTGTGTAAATTTAATCCTTTAGAAATTGCACAAAATACGCATAAATCTTGCTTTGAGCCAAAGTAGTCACTTCGCCAAGGTGCATATAAATAATCCATTTTCGCCCCTAAATATCGCTTTAAATGTAGCTTGGTGCATCATTTGCAAATAAGATCAAATCTCCACTATTTGTTGTAGATTTTAGCATATGTTCAATATTGGTTTTATCTTTTAAAAGGATTTTTTGCGTGCTATGAATATTTGAGCGTAAGGTGTTTGCATTAAGCTCTCCTGTAATAATGGCAATATCAAAGACTTTATCAATCGCTTCTGCAAGCTTAATATTTGCTTCTTTAGAGCTTTCCACAAGCCCTGGTGTTACAATAATCTTCTTGCCATTATGCAAAGAAGCAAGACGGATAGCCTCTAACATTCCATCTAAGTTTCCATTATAACTATCATCTAGAATGATTTTGTCATTAACAACAATCTTGCTTAAACGATGATTGATAGGTTCAAGTTTTTGAGCTTGTTTAACTAAGCGTTCATTGCTGATTCCAAGATCGCTTCCAACAGCAATGGCGGCACTTATATTAATTACATTAAAAGCTCCTAGAATACGCGTTTGAAAACTTAGTTTTTCACCTTTGACTTTAAGAGAAAAGTTTGTTCCTTGCAATGTGGCTTCTATATCGCTTGGATCTTGTGGGAAGTTGATAATCCTTGCTTGAATATTTGTTGGCTGGATATTTTCTTTGTAGATATAAGCATTTTGTAGGCGACTGCTCTCTAAAATCTCGTATTTTGTGCGGTAGATATTTTCAATATTTTTAAAATATTCAATATGTGCTTCACCGATTTTTCCCACAACAACAATTTGCGGGGCAATCAATTCTACAATTTCTTTAATATCGCCACTACCCCTAGCTCCAGCTTCTACAATGTAAATATCTGTTAGGGGTGAGAGATTTTGATTAATATCAGCGATGATTCCTGTTAAGGTATTTACACTGCGTGGAGTAGAATGGACTTTAAAGCTTTCTTGTAAGATTTGAGAAAGATAGTTTTTAAGACTTGTTTTTCCATAGCTTCCTGTAACGGCAATAATTGTAAGATTTGAAAAGTTTTCTAACTTGTCTTTTGCAAGTTTTTTATAGCGGTTTAAAAGAATTTTTTCTGTTAAAGAAGAGATAAAAATAGAGATGAGTAGCGGTAAAAGATAAACGCATTGAATCAATGGAGAATTTTCATCTATCCCTAAAAGGAGAAGCTCGTTAAAAACAATAAAAACAATATAGAATCCAAAAAAGCGCAACACCCTGCCTGTTAGAACTAGTTTTTTGCTAAGATTAAAAATCCAAATTCCAAGTGCTAAGAGATAGAAATAAAGCCCTGCATAGAAATAAATATCGCTTGGGATAAAGATAAAATATAAAATAGGCAAAATAAAGTAGAATAAATGCCAGCGTTGTTTGTGGTGCTTAAAAAGGACGCGCCCGATTTTGTAGTGATACCACTGGAGATTTGCCATAGCATAGTAGCCAAGCGCTACAAGAAAAATCCAGCGTGTTGCCATTATAAAAATTTCAAAATCTTGCAATAGGAATCCTTATTAGAGAAAAATTGCGGAATTTTAACAAAAAATCATTAAATTTTAAGTTGAATTTGGCGTTCAATTTCTTTAGCTTGCTTTAAAAAAAAGAAGTGGTCGCCTTCAAGAGCTAAAAAGTTAGAATCCAAAATTAATGTATGGATTTGATCGCCACAACTTAACGGAGTTGCAAGGTCATCTTTGCCCCAAAAGATAAAACAAGGATTTTTAAAGGTTCTAAAAACACTTGAAAAGTCTTCATCTACAACATTTTTAAAGGTTTGATACATTGTTTCATTGAGATTTTGCGCATCTTGTGAGCGCAAAAGATTCTTTAGAGTTTGACTAAGCTTGGGAAAGATTTTGTTTAAAAATTTGGTTGTGGCAATTTTTGCTCTTACCTTTAGGCTTTTTTTTGTAGGGATTCCAGCACTGCTTAGTAAAATTAGGGTTTTAGGGTTTAAAAGCGTGGCAACTTTTCCGCCAAAACTATGCCCCATAATGCTAATTTTTGTGGAATCTAAATGTAAGGATTCTAACATTAAGCGCAAAATTTCCGCATAATCAAAAGTATTTAGTGCAAAGGGCGGATTTTGTGAGTTTCCAAAGCCCGGTAAATCAATGTAATAATGCGTATAGTCTTTAAAAGTATCTTTAAAAGCTTGTTGCATTAGATTTTTGTTTGCTCCCCAGCCGTGTAAAATTACAAGTGGGGCATTTGTTTGGGGATTTGTTAGGGTATAAGATAGGCTAAACTTCGCGTTTTTATAGGTTATAATCTTTTGTGCCACTATTTGCCTTTTGCAAATTGGATTTGATGTAATAAGGCGTAATCTACCTTAATATCACTAGGCTTTGGTAAAGCAAGCAAAAGTGATTCTAATGCACTTTTAAAGTCGGTAAAAAGATAATTTGCAAGACTGCCTGGCACAGGATTAATTTCATTTAAGTAGCAGTCATTGTCTTTTATAAAAAAATCACAGCGGATAAGTGCGCCTTCAAAAGCGTTATTATAAAGTCTTGTGAAACTTTCTTGCAAAGCTTGTTTTAAGGCATCGCTAATCTCCGCTTCTTTTGCATTACTTGTGCGTGAAAAATCTAAATATTTCTTTTCAAAGTCTAAAAACTTACTTTTTTCTGGTTCTTCAATAAAGGAAAATTGGATTCCATCTTTTCCTTTAAATCCTGCAAGATTATATTCCTTAATTCCTTCAATAAAAGGTTCAATGATAACTTTTTCATCGTATTCAAAGGCACTATCTAGAGCATATTGCAGATTCTCTTGTGACTCTACAACTTGGATACCAAGCGAGCTTCCAAGTCGTGCGGGCTTAATGATTATTGGGAATTCTAAATCGCTAGGTACTAAATCATTGCGATAAAGCACACGATGAGCAAGACATTTTACGCCACGACTTGCTGCAAAGCCTTTAATAAGCTCTTTATCATAACTTAGAACACAAGCGGGATTGCGCGGTCCAATATAAGGGATTCCATAAAAATCTAGCAAGGAAGCAAGCGTGCCATCTTCACCATCGCCCCCGTGGATTAGATTTAGGATTACAGGCAGGTTTAGGGGTTTTTCTCCAAAGAGTGTGCGTGTGTAGAAGCCATCTTTTTTGGGGTAGATTTTTTGGGTTTTTTCATAGGATTTGGTGCTAAAAAACTTAGATTGCATTTGTTCTTTTGGAATTAAATAAAAGTTATGGTTGGAATCTAAAAAGACAAAATGTTTTATCTTTGGAAGTAGCTTTTTTAGGGCGATTGCGCTTACAATGCTAATTTCATGCTCATAAGATTTTCCGCCAAATAAAAGACAAAGATTCATAAGATTTCCTTATAAAAAAATTTCAAAATTATACCAAAAGTAATTTTAAACACACTAAAAGTTGGAATCTTAAACAATAAAACGCGGAATATAAGCGTGCAAATGTACTAGGATTTCATAAGGAATGGTATTAAATGACTTAGCAAAGGCGCTAACATCATTGAAAATGCACACACTTGAAGTATCACTTTCTATGCTAATGCAATCCATACTAGCGCGCGGTAAAATCCTATACCCTTCCGTTGTATAAAGTTCCATTCCTTCCCGCACGCGAAAAAGTCCATCACCATAGCCTATATCATAGGTAGAAACTATGCCATCTGTTTCTAGCATACTAACTCCACTATAGCCGATACTTGTGCCTTTTTTTAGCTTAAGAGTGGAGATTTTGTTAGCAAAAAGAGAAGCAATAGGCTTTAACTTTAGTGTATTTGGAGAGCTGCAATTATAGCCATAAAATGCGATTCCTATACGAAATAAATCATCTTGTAGTTCTTTAGGCAAGCTTGCATTAAAGTTGCTTGCGCGCAATGCGCCAGATGAGCTTAAAGAGTGGAATTTTGGGCGTGGAATCTTAAAATGTTCGCAGAGTTTTAGGGCTTCTTTTTTGATTTCTAAAAACTCCATATCTTGCACATAAAATGCACTATTTAAATCATCTCCATAGCCATTATGCGTAAAGACTCCTTTAAGATTTAAATTGCGTGTTGTAATTAACTCAAAGGCGTCTCTAAGCTTTGTTTTGTCAATTCCATTGCGGTGCATTCCGCTATCAACTTTGAGTTCAATATTTGTCTTGCTTGGATATTCTTGTAAGGATTCTAAACTTGGAGTGCAAAATGAAATGGATGGAATTTTAAGGGCGGATTCTAAAGCATTTTTATTGGGTAATGAATTTGGGTAAAGAATGGCAATATTATCAAAAAAAGTCTTAATACTTAGGGCTTCTTGAAGATTTTTTACAAATGCAGTCTTGATTCCAACTTCTTTGGCAAGGCTTGCTATTTCCATAATTCCATGCCCATAAGCATTGTCTTTTAGGACAATAGCGATTTCCCCTTTTATTCCTTTTTTTTCTTTGGGAGTAATTGCTTGGGCAATCATTTGATGATTATGAAAAAAGTTCTTTTTACTGATTTCTAAATAAGGCATAAACAATCCCCCAAAGAAAGGGGGGGGGCTTAAGTTATTTTACTGGAGGAAGTTTTGAGATATAATCTGCAACTGCATCAATATCTGCATCTGTTAGTTTAAAGTTTTTCATATTTGCATACATAATAGCTTTTGCGCCACCATTATCTGCTGTTCCTGCTGCATAGCCTTTAAGTTGTGCTACAAGTTCTTCTTTTGCCATACCAGCAATTTTAACATTTCCTTTACTTCCAGGTGCTACCCTTTCAGCTTTTGCTCCGTGGCAAGCAATACATTTTTTATAAATTGTCGCACCATCAGCTGCCATTAAACAACCAGTTGCTAATGCTAATCCTAGTAAAATCTTTTTCATATCAAACTCCTTAAGTTAATTTTTGTATTTGTAATGATAACTTTTTAACTTAAAAGAATGATAAAATTTAGAGATTTTGGTGCGAGTTATTCTTAAAAAGAACCCAAAATTATGATGAAATGTTGTATTTTGGTATCATAATGAACACTTTATTAAAAGGATAAAATTTGCGATTTTTTCATTTTTTTGGAACAACGCTTGAACATAAAGCGCGTATTTTAGTGTTTAATATTGCTTCTGGGCTTCTCTCGCTTGCAATTGTGTCTTTTGTGTATCATTTCAGCTTGAAATACGATTATGATATGCTTTTTATGGAATATAGTCAATCTCTTGTGGAGCTTGAAGAGGTTCGGCGAACACTCAATGATTTACAAAATTTTGCACATAAAAGCAACCAAGAGATTTTACAAGCAAAGCATAGCATTATTACGCAATTAAATAATTATAAAGCTTTGCAAAATAGACTCTTAAATGAGAGTGAATCTACGCATTTTTTGCTAGACATTTATCAGTTTTTTGCAAAAGATAATTTTGTGGTGCAAAAAAAAATGGGGTTACAAAGTAATTTGGAAATTTTAGATTCTGAAATTAGCGCGTATTTAGAGCTTTTAAGCTCAGAGGGGCGACAAGATATGTCTCATCAAACTCTAAGTGAAGAAGTTAAGCAAAGTATTAGTGCATTAAACCATCAAATCTCTAAGATAGCGCATTTAAATTTACAATTTACAGAAGCTAAAAAAGTGCGCAATAATGCTTTGCATAATGTATTGCAAAAAGTTATTTTAGTGATTATATGTTTGATTATGCTTATTACGATGTTGTTAAGTTATTTGATTTTGCGTAACATTAAAAATTTGCATGCAACGCTAGAGCAAAAGGTGCAAGAAAAAACACAAGAACTCCAAATTTTAAATAATTCTTTACAAGAAAATATAAAAAAAGAAGTGCTTGAGAGTCGTAAAAAAGATCAAATTATGTATCAACAAGCCCGCCTTGCAAGTATGGGAGAGATGATAGGGAATATCGCACACCAATGGCGACAACCTCTAAATGCTCTAATGCTACTCATTCAAACTTTTAAAATCAAATCTCAAAATGGCAAACTTACAAAAGAATTTATTGAAATTCAAGTAGAAGATGGGCTAAAAATTGCTAAAAGAATGTCCCAAACCATTGAAGATTTTAGAAACTTTTTTCACTCGGCAAGCGATAAGGAACCTTTTAATTTGAAAGAAAATATTTACGATTCCATCTCTTTGGTGGATGCGTTTTTAAAACAAAATGAAATTGAAATTAGTGTGGAATGTGCGGAGAATATTATGCTTTGTGGTTATAAGAGTGCATTTTCTCAAGTTTTATTAAATCTGATAAAAAATTCTGAAGATGTGTTAAAAGAGCGCGAAGTTGTGCCAGCAAGGATTAAAATCTTAGCAGAAATCTTACAAGAAGAAGAAAATAAAGATAATCCTATAAAAGAATGTGTTAGGATTCTTTTTATGGATAATGGTGGTGGAATCAAACTTGATGATATTCAAAAGATTTTTGAGCCTTACTTCACAACAAAACATAAATCCGTAGGCACAGGAATTGGGCTTTATATGTCTAAGCAAATTATAGAAAAGCAAATGCAAGGAAGTATTGAAGTGCATAATGTGCGTTATGATGATGTGTTTAATATTGTGTGTAATGGCGGAGATTGTGCGCAAGATTGCAAATTAAAAGATGGCACTTGCGGGGCTCAATTTATTATTACGATTCCATTAAATGCGCAAAAGGAGCGAGTGTGATTAGTAAAAATGATGAAAAAGTTTTAAAACACCTTAAAGTTTTGTATGTAGAAGATGAAGAGGATATTTTGAAGTTTGCTACAATGGTACTTGAAGATTATGTGGATAAACTATTTGTGGCACGCAATGGAAAGGAAGCCCTAGAGATTTTAAAGCAAGAAAGCATTGATTTAGTAATTACTGATATTTTAATGCCAAAATTAAATGGCATTGATTTAATTAAAGAGATTCGTAAAAATCCACTCTTGGAAGTGGCTATTATTGTAGTTACTGCGCACACAGAAACACACTATTTGCTAGATTGTATTGAGTTGCGCGTTGATGGCTACATTTTAAAACCTATTGATGTAGAAGAGCTTTTAAAAACGATTTTACGCGCTGTGTTACCAAAGTTTCAAGCCAGTGAAATTAAAATGCAAAACGCGCTTTTAAATGCGATTTCTATTTTTGTAGGTGGCAAAAAAATTGAGATTATCAAGTATTTAATAGAACATAGTGATGTAGAAAATATTTTTTATGGCTCTTATGAAGATATTGTGCAAGAAGTAGGTGTAAGTAAGCCCACGGTGGTAAAGACATTTCGCCAGTTAATTGACACGGGATTGCTTGTGCGTTTAAAAAATAAAATTTATAAGTTTCAATCAGACATTACACCCTATAAAGAGTGATTAAAATATATTTAATGTAAAATTGCGCTTTTAATTTAGGATAGGATATGGAACAACAAGCATTAGCTTTAAAATATCGCCCAATGGACTTTGATGAACTTGTAGGGCAAGAAGCGGTTAGTCGCACACTTTCTTTAGCGCTTGATAGCAAACGCTTATCGCACGCTTATTTGTTTTCAGGCTTGCGTGGAAGCGGGAAAACTTCCAGTGCTAGGATTTTTGCTAGGGCTTTACAATGCGAGAGTGGTCCTAGATCTAAGCCTTGTGGCACTTGCGCAAATTGTCTTGCTGCAAATCCGCATAAAATGAGCCACATTGATATTATGGAGCTTGATGGCGCATCAAATCGTAAGATTGACGATATTAGAGATTTGATTGAGCAAACAAAATACCACCCAAATATTGGGCGGTTTAAGATTTTTATAATTGATGAAGTACATATGCTAACGCGTGAAGCCTTTAATGCGCTCTTAAAAACGCTAGAAGAGCCACCTGAATATGTGAAGTTTATCCTAGCAACAACAGATCCTTTGAAGTTGCCTGCTACAATTTTAAGTAGAACACAGCATTTTCGTTTTAAACGCATTTCGGATAGAAGCATTTTTGAACATTTAAAAAAGATTTTACAAAATGAGCAAATCCCTTACCAAGAAGAAGCACTGGGAATGCTTATAAGAAGCGGGGCTGGTTCTTTGCGCGATACGCTAACTTTGCTTGATCAAGCCATTATCTATTCTAGCTATAATGTAACTTCCGAAGTTTGCGCAAATATGCTAGGGCTTATTAATGCAGAGAGTTTAAATGCGCTTTTTGAATGTATTTTCACGCAAGATAGGGACTCGCTTCTTAAAATGCTTGAAGGCTTTTTTGAATATGAATGTGGAATGCTTTTAGATGAAATGAGTATTTTTTTAAAAGAGAAGCTTTTAAAAGGCAATGATACGCGCTATTCTAGCTTACTCATAGATCGCTTTTTTAGGATTATCACACAGGCAAAAGAATTGCTGTTTTTAGGCTCTGAAAATGAGTTTGTGTTGACTTTAAGTGCGTTTAAAATGCTTGAAGCTTTAAAGGTTGAAAGCATTGATATTGCCATTGCGCATTTAGAAAAGGGCTTTTTTGAGAGTTTGCCAAAGTTTGAAAACACGCAAAGCGTAGCACAAAAATTGGAATCTAAAACACAGATTTCACAAATACAGACTCAAACACGAGAATTAGAAAGCCAAAAAGAAATTCCAAC
The Helicobacter winghamensis ATCC BAA-430 DNA segment above includes these coding regions:
- a CDS encoding sensor histidine kinase, producing the protein MRFFHFFGTTLEHKARILVFNIASGLLSLAIVSFVYHFSLKYDYDMLFMEYSQSLVELEEVRRTLNDLQNFAHKSNQEILQAKHSIITQLNNYKALQNRLLNESESTHFLLDIYQFFAKDNFVVQKKMGLQSNLEILDSEISAYLELLSSEGRQDMSHQTLSEEVKQSISALNHQISKIAHLNLQFTEAKKVRNNALHNVLQKVILVIICLIMLITMLLSYLILRNIKNLHATLEQKVQEKTQELQILNNSLQENIKKEVLESRKKDQIMYQQARLASMGEMIGNIAHQWRQPLNALMLLIQTFKIKSQNGKLTKEFIEIQVEDGLKIAKRMSQTIEDFRNFFHSASDKEPFNLKENIYDSISLVDAFLKQNEIEISVECAENIMLCGYKSAFSQVLLNLIKNSEDVLKEREVVPARIKILAEILQEEENKDNPIKECVRILFMDNGGGIKLDDIQKIFEPYFTTKHKSVGTGIGLYMSKQIIEKQMQGSIEVHNVRYDDVFNIVCNGGDCAQDCKLKDGTCGAQFIITIPLNAQKERV
- a CDS encoding DNA polymerase III subunit gamma/tau; translation: MEQQALALKYRPMDFDELVGQEAVSRTLSLALDSKRLSHAYLFSGLRGSGKTSSARIFARALQCESGPRSKPCGTCANCLAANPHKMSHIDIMELDGASNRKIDDIRDLIEQTKYHPNIGRFKIFIIDEVHMLTREAFNALLKTLEEPPEYVKFILATTDPLKLPATILSRTQHFRFKRISDRSIFEHLKKILQNEQIPYQEEALGMLIRSGAGSLRDTLTLLDQAIIYSSYNVTSEVCANMLGLINAESLNALFECIFTQDRDSLLKMLEGFFEYECGMLLDEMSIFLKEKLLKGNDTRYSSLLIDRFFRIITQAKELLFLGSENEFVLTLSAFKMLEALKVESIDIAIAHLEKGFFESLPKFENTQSVAQKLESKTQISQIQTQTRELESQKEIPTLESAKKEAAQAVLMQQNMESKILNSNLTEQNITQDSIQDHAKTLFALLGKKISAHNYDLGEIFASDVRFVSFEDSVLTWETLAVGKNRERLIGAYSIIKNYVLEVFGMQTQIKNISKPREEIKEVAQIQNMESKTPQNVESKNLDSTLTPQEKIQREVTQALQSPLLQSAQELLEIKQVKVRPLNSVEI
- a CDS encoding HIT family protein, encoding MDYLYAPWRSDYFGSKQDLCVFCAISKGLNLHTNAKQDFSLSDETNRVFYRDSKIFCVMNKFPYTPGHFLIIPHQHIHSPELLSLDTWLHLQTFAQKGVALLKEFGASGVNLGMNIEKAGGAGIPDHLHLHLVPRYIGDTNFFTTIGDTRAYGVDFDKIFKRIKALSKTHFRSIN
- a CDS encoding D-alanine--D-alanine ligase, whose translation is MNLCLLFGGKSYEHEISIVSAIALKKLLPKIKHFVFLDSNHNFYLIPKEQMQSKFFSTKSYEKTQKIYPKKDGFYTRTLFGEKPLNLPVILNLIHGGDGEDGTLASLLDFYGIPYIGPRNPACVLSYDKELIKGFAASRGVKCLAHRVLYRNDLVPSDLEFPIIIKPARLGSSLGIQVVESQENLQYALDSAFEYDEKVIIEPFIEGIKEYNLAGFKGKDGIQFSFIEEPEKSKFLDFEKKYLDFSRTSNAKEAEISDALKQALQESFTRLYNNAFEGALIRCDFFIKDNDCYLNEINPVPGSLANYLFTDFKSALESLLLALPKPSDIKVDYALLHQIQFAKGK
- a CDS encoding Mur ligase family protein, translated to MQDFEIFIMATRWIFLVALGYYAMANLQWYHYKIGRVLFKHHKQRWHLFYFILPILYFIFIPSDIYFYAGLYFYLLALGIWIFNLSKKLVLTGRVLRFFGFYIVFIVFNELLLLGIDENSPLIQCVYLLPLLISIFISSLTEKILLNRYKKLAKDKLENFSNLTIIAVTGSYGKTSLKNYLSQILQESFKVHSTPRSVNTLTGIIADINQNLSPLTDIYIVEAGARGSGDIKEIVELIAPQIVVVGKIGEAHIEYFKNIENIYRTKYEILESSRLQNAYIYKENIQPTNIQARIINFPQDPSDIEATLQGTNFSLKVKGEKLSFQTRILGAFNVINISAAIAVGSDLGISNERLVKQAQKLEPINHRLSKIVVNDKIILDDSYNGNLDGMLEAIRLASLHNGKKIIVTPGLVESSKEANIKLAEAIDKVFDIAIITGELNANTLRSNIHSTQKILLKDKTNIEHMLKSTTNSGDLILFANDAPSYI
- a CDS encoding alpha/beta fold hydrolase, with translation MAQKIITYKNAKFSLSYTLTNPQTNAPLVILHGWGANKNLMQQAFKDTFKDYTHYYIDLPGFGNSQNPPFALNTFDYAEILRLMLESLHLDSTKISIMGHSFGGKVATLLNPKTLILLSSAGIPTKKSLKVRAKIATTKFLNKIFPKLSQTLKNLLRSQDAQNLNETMYQTFKNVVDEDFSSVFRTFKNPCFIFWGKDDLATPLSCGDQIHTLILDSNFLALEGDHFFFLKQAKEIERQIQLKI
- a CDS encoding diacylglycerol kinase produces the protein MKPKYHFFKNTQYALEGIKALLKHEISFRIEFSIIIPCAILSFFLPIGVVEQILLIGVLFLILITEALNSSIEACVDLVTTKWHKQAKIAKDCASAAVFFSITLALIVWFVVLLQFLIPTF
- a CDS encoding c-type cytochrome; protein product: MKKILLGLALATGCLMAADGATIYKKCIACHGAKAERVAPGSKGNVKIAGMAKEELVAQLKGYAAGTADNGGAKAIMYANMKNFKLTDADIDAVADYISKLPPVK
- a CDS encoding alanine racemase, with the translated sequence MPYLEISKKNFFHNHQMIAQAITPKEKKGIKGEIAIVLKDNAYGHGIMEIASLAKEVGIKTAFVKNLQEALSIKTFFDNIAILYPNSLPNKNALESALKIPSISFCTPSLESLQEYPSKTNIELKVDSGMHRNGIDKTKLRDAFELITTRNLNLKGVFTHNGYGDDLNSAFYVQDMEFLEIKKEALKLCEHFKIPRPKFHSLSSSGALRASNFNASLPKELQDDLFRIGIAFYGYNCSSPNTLKLKPIASLFANKISTLKLKKGTSIGYSGVSMLETDGIVSTYDIGYGDGLFRVREGMELYTTEGYRILPRASMDCISIESDTSSVCIFNDVSAFAKSFNTIPYEILVHLHAYIPRFIV
- a CDS encoding response regulator; translation: MISKNDEKVLKHLKVLYVEDEEDILKFATMVLEDYVDKLFVARNGKEALEILKQESIDLVITDILMPKLNGIDLIKEIRKNPLLEVAIIVVTAHTETHYLLDCIELRVDGYILKPIDVEELLKTILRAVLPKFQASEIKMQNALLNAISIFVGGKKIEIIKYLIEHSDVENIFYGSYEDIVQEVGVSKPTVVKTFRQLIDTGLLVRLKNKIYKFQSDITPYKE